A DNA window from Amphiprion ocellaris isolate individual 3 ecotype Okinawa chromosome 8, ASM2253959v1, whole genome shotgun sequence contains the following coding sequences:
- the zgc:154075 gene encoding putative oxidoreductase YteT isoform X2, with protein MTSPVRVIVTGAGCRGEIYSNYASVHPERMKVVAVSDPRKFARTKLQKQHNIPDENIFEDWHSVLERDKFADAVLICTPDRLHKEPAVAFAKKGYHVLLEKPMATTAEDCTAIVEACIQSGVMLSVGHVLRYDPLIQKIKELIDAGAVGDVIHIQHLEPVGYYHFAHSFVRGNWRNEAESSFALLAKSCHDIDLIHHWAGARRCVKVSSFGSVSHFQKKHKPAGASDRCLDCPIEKECPYSACKIYLDTVKQGHTGWPVNYICPSSFPDIESVTEALRTGPYGRCVYECDNDVCSNQVVNMEFEGGVTAAFSMVAFSEEICIRKTTIYGTKGELSYDGHEIRVFDFLTQRSTKHTADSKAHWAFGMTGHGDADYHLIHAFISAVANNDPSLIRSGPEETLLSHLLVFEAERSRLEGRVVYCEDKKHS; from the exons ATGACTTCTCCTGTCCGTGTGATCGTGACTGGAGCTGGATGTCGAGGAGAGATCTACTCTAATTATGCATCCGTCCACCCTGAACGCATGAAG GTCGTCGCGGTGTCCGATCCAAGGAAGTTCGCCCGCACCAAACTTCAGAAGCAGCACAACATTCCAGATGAAAACATATTTGAAG ACTGGCACAGTGTGTTGGAGAGAGACAAGTTTGCAGACGCAGTGTTAATTTGCACTCCGGATCGACTTCATaag GAACCTGCTGTGGCCTTTGCAAAGAAGGGCTACCATGTTCTCCTGGAGAAACCAATGGCA ACGACTGCAGAGGACTGCACAGCCATCGTGGAGGCTTGTATTCAGAGCGGCGTGATGCTGTCTGTGGGCCACGTTCTCCGCTACGATCCACTCATCCAAAAGATTAAG GAGCTCATAGACGCTGGAGCCGTTGGTGATGTGATCCATATTCAGCACCTGGAGCCG GTCGGCTATTATCACTTTGCTCACTCGTTTGTTCGAGGAAACTGGAGGAACGAAGCAGAAAGCTCTTTTGCTCTTCTGGCCAAGTCGTGTCATGACATCGACCTGATCCATCACTGGGCCGGAGCACGCAG GTGTGTGAAAGTGTCATCATTTGGATCCGTTAGCCacttccaaaaaaaacacaag ccaGCAGGTGCTTCAGATCGTTGCCTCGACTGTCCGATAGAAAAAGAGTGCCCATACTCAGCATGCAAAATCTACCTGGACACAGTGAAACAG GGTCACACCGGCTGGCCAGTAAACTACATCTGTCCGAGCTCCTTCCCAGACATCGAGTCGGTAACTGAGGCGTTGAGGACCGGACCGTACGGCCGCTGTGTCTACGAGTGTGACAACGATGTCTGCAGTAACCAG GTTGTTAACATGGAGTTTGAAGGAGGAGTGACAGCAGCTTTTTCCATGGTGGCGTTTTCAGAGGAGATTTGCATACGAAAAACCACCATCTATGGCACCAAG GGGGAGCTGTCATACGATGGTCATGAGATCCGTGTGTTTGACTTCCTGACCCAGAGATCCACAAAGCACACGGCAGACAGTAAAGCTCACTGGGCGTTCGGCATGACGGGACACGGTGACGCCGACTACCACCTCATACATgcctttatttctgctgtggCG AACAACGATCCCTCCCTGATTCGATCGGGTCCCGAGGAGACGCTACTCAGCCATCTGCTGGTGTTCGAAGCGGAGCGTTCGCGACTGGAGGGCAGAGTGGTTTACTGTGAGGACAAAAAGCACAGCTAG
- the zgc:154075 gene encoding putative oxidoreductase YteT isoform X3, giving the protein MGQNSSQVPRMTSPVRVIVTGAGCRGEIYSNYASVHPERMKVVAVSDPRKFARTKLQKQHNIPDENIFEDWHSVLERDKFADAVLICTPDRLHKEPAVAFAKKGYHVLLEKPMATTAEDCTAIVEACIQSGVMLSVGHVLRYDPLIQKIKELIDAGAVGDVIHIQHLEPVGYYHFAHSFVRGNWRNEAESSFALLAKSCHDIDLIHHWAGARRCVKVSSFGSVSHFQKKHKPAGASDRCLDCPIEKECPYSACKIYLDTVKQGHTGWPVNYICPSSFPDIESVTEALRTGPYGRCVYECDNDVCSNQVVNMEFEGGVTAAFSMVAFSEEICIRKTTIYGTKRSTKHTADSKAHWAFGMTGHGDADYHLIHAFISAVANNDPSLIRSGPEETLLSHLLVFEAERSRLEGRVVYCEDKKHS; this is encoded by the exons ATGGGGCAAAACAG TTCGCAGGTTCCCAGAATGACTTCTCCTGTCCGTGTGATCGTGACTGGAGCTGGATGTCGAGGAGAGATCTACTCTAATTATGCATCCGTCCACCCTGAACGCATGAAG GTCGTCGCGGTGTCCGATCCAAGGAAGTTCGCCCGCACCAAACTTCAGAAGCAGCACAACATTCCAGATGAAAACATATTTGAAG ACTGGCACAGTGTGTTGGAGAGAGACAAGTTTGCAGACGCAGTGTTAATTTGCACTCCGGATCGACTTCATaag GAACCTGCTGTGGCCTTTGCAAAGAAGGGCTACCATGTTCTCCTGGAGAAACCAATGGCA ACGACTGCAGAGGACTGCACAGCCATCGTGGAGGCTTGTATTCAGAGCGGCGTGATGCTGTCTGTGGGCCACGTTCTCCGCTACGATCCACTCATCCAAAAGATTAAG GAGCTCATAGACGCTGGAGCCGTTGGTGATGTGATCCATATTCAGCACCTGGAGCCG GTCGGCTATTATCACTTTGCTCACTCGTTTGTTCGAGGAAACTGGAGGAACGAAGCAGAAAGCTCTTTTGCTCTTCTGGCCAAGTCGTGTCATGACATCGACCTGATCCATCACTGGGCCGGAGCACGCAG GTGTGTGAAAGTGTCATCATTTGGATCCGTTAGCCacttccaaaaaaaacacaag ccaGCAGGTGCTTCAGATCGTTGCCTCGACTGTCCGATAGAAAAAGAGTGCCCATACTCAGCATGCAAAATCTACCTGGACACAGTGAAACAG GGTCACACCGGCTGGCCAGTAAACTACATCTGTCCGAGCTCCTTCCCAGACATCGAGTCGGTAACTGAGGCGTTGAGGACCGGACCGTACGGCCGCTGTGTCTACGAGTGTGACAACGATGTCTGCAGTAACCAG GTTGTTAACATGGAGTTTGAAGGAGGAGTGACAGCAGCTTTTTCCATGGTGGCGTTTTCAGAGGAGATTTGCATACGAAAAACCACCATCTATGGCACCAAG AGATCCACAAAGCACACGGCAGACAGTAAAGCTCACTGGGCGTTCGGCATGACGGGACACGGTGACGCCGACTACCACCTCATACATgcctttatttctgctgtggCG AACAACGATCCCTCCCTGATTCGATCGGGTCCCGAGGAGACGCTACTCAGCCATCTGCTGGTGTTCGAAGCGGAGCGTTCGCGACTGGAGGGCAGAGTGGTTTACTGTGAGGACAAAAAGCACAGCTAG
- the zgc:154075 gene encoding putative oxidoreductase YteT isoform X1, giving the protein MGQNSSQVPRMTSPVRVIVTGAGCRGEIYSNYASVHPERMKVVAVSDPRKFARTKLQKQHNIPDENIFEDWHSVLERDKFADAVLICTPDRLHKEPAVAFAKKGYHVLLEKPMATTAEDCTAIVEACIQSGVMLSVGHVLRYDPLIQKIKELIDAGAVGDVIHIQHLEPVGYYHFAHSFVRGNWRNEAESSFALLAKSCHDIDLIHHWAGARRCVKVSSFGSVSHFQKKHKPAGASDRCLDCPIEKECPYSACKIYLDTVKQGHTGWPVNYICPSSFPDIESVTEALRTGPYGRCVYECDNDVCSNQVVNMEFEGGVTAAFSMVAFSEEICIRKTTIYGTKGELSYDGHEIRVFDFLTQRSTKHTADSKAHWAFGMTGHGDADYHLIHAFISAVANNDPSLIRSGPEETLLSHLLVFEAERSRLEGRVVYCEDKKHS; this is encoded by the exons ATGGGGCAAAACAG TTCGCAGGTTCCCAGAATGACTTCTCCTGTCCGTGTGATCGTGACTGGAGCTGGATGTCGAGGAGAGATCTACTCTAATTATGCATCCGTCCACCCTGAACGCATGAAG GTCGTCGCGGTGTCCGATCCAAGGAAGTTCGCCCGCACCAAACTTCAGAAGCAGCACAACATTCCAGATGAAAACATATTTGAAG ACTGGCACAGTGTGTTGGAGAGAGACAAGTTTGCAGACGCAGTGTTAATTTGCACTCCGGATCGACTTCATaag GAACCTGCTGTGGCCTTTGCAAAGAAGGGCTACCATGTTCTCCTGGAGAAACCAATGGCA ACGACTGCAGAGGACTGCACAGCCATCGTGGAGGCTTGTATTCAGAGCGGCGTGATGCTGTCTGTGGGCCACGTTCTCCGCTACGATCCACTCATCCAAAAGATTAAG GAGCTCATAGACGCTGGAGCCGTTGGTGATGTGATCCATATTCAGCACCTGGAGCCG GTCGGCTATTATCACTTTGCTCACTCGTTTGTTCGAGGAAACTGGAGGAACGAAGCAGAAAGCTCTTTTGCTCTTCTGGCCAAGTCGTGTCATGACATCGACCTGATCCATCACTGGGCCGGAGCACGCAG GTGTGTGAAAGTGTCATCATTTGGATCCGTTAGCCacttccaaaaaaaacacaag ccaGCAGGTGCTTCAGATCGTTGCCTCGACTGTCCGATAGAAAAAGAGTGCCCATACTCAGCATGCAAAATCTACCTGGACACAGTGAAACAG GGTCACACCGGCTGGCCAGTAAACTACATCTGTCCGAGCTCCTTCCCAGACATCGAGTCGGTAACTGAGGCGTTGAGGACCGGACCGTACGGCCGCTGTGTCTACGAGTGTGACAACGATGTCTGCAGTAACCAG GTTGTTAACATGGAGTTTGAAGGAGGAGTGACAGCAGCTTTTTCCATGGTGGCGTTTTCAGAGGAGATTTGCATACGAAAAACCACCATCTATGGCACCAAG GGGGAGCTGTCATACGATGGTCATGAGATCCGTGTGTTTGACTTCCTGACCCAGAGATCCACAAAGCACACGGCAGACAGTAAAGCTCACTGGGCGTTCGGCATGACGGGACACGGTGACGCCGACTACCACCTCATACATgcctttatttctgctgtggCG AACAACGATCCCTCCCTGATTCGATCGGGTCCCGAGGAGACGCTACTCAGCCATCTGCTGGTGTTCGAAGCGGAGCGTTCGCGACTGGAGGGCAGAGTGGTTTACTGTGAGGACAAAAAGCACAGCTAG